In one bacterium genomic region, the following are encoded:
- a CDS encoding esterase family protein, translating into MNRPGSRVVVERLESRILRSNPLGDPFIRDLPVYLPPSYYNSNTEYPVILCLSGFTGSGWSWFNFQAWIPTIDERMDSLVASGVPEMILVFPDCFTRYGGSQYLDSPAVGDYRSYLTEEVLPFVDQMYRTKKDKRFRGVLGKSSGGFGAISLAMERPELFSGVACHSGDMYFEYCYIPDFPAAFRLLQKQGGLQQVLERFDQIPKTGKEDHALLNTIAMSACYSPNPEKKISQFDLPFDEETGKMRDRIWKKWKKLDPVEVVKTKGENLGDYGMVYIDCGNRDEFGLMVGARVFVKELKKLGISHSYDEFEGGHFNIQHRYDASLRKMAEYFSL; encoded by the coding sequence ATGAATCGGCCAGGTTCGCGTGTCGTTGTGGAACGACTGGAGAGCCGGATTTTGCGATCCAATCCTCTGGGAGATCCTTTCATCCGGGATCTACCCGTTTACTTACCTCCATCGTACTACAATAGTAATACGGAATACCCGGTGATCCTGTGCCTTTCCGGATTCACCGGAAGTGGATGGTCCTGGTTCAACTTTCAAGCGTGGATCCCGACGATTGATGAGAGGATGGACAGCCTTGTCGCTTCCGGAGTGCCCGAAATGATCCTGGTTTTTCCGGACTGTTTTACCCGTTATGGAGGCAGCCAGTACCTCGATTCACCCGCAGTGGGAGACTACAGGTCCTATCTGACGGAAGAGGTGCTGCCCTTTGTGGATCAAATGTATCGAACGAAAAAAGACAAACGTTTCCGCGGCGTCCTGGGGAAATCGAGCGGAGGCTTCGGCGCGATTTCGCTGGCCATGGAAAGGCCCGAGCTTTTTTCCGGAGTCGCCTGTCATTCCGGTGATATGTATTTTGAATACTGCTACATTCCCGATTTCCCCGCGGCTTTTCGTTTGCTTCAGAAACAGGGGGGTCTTCAGCAAGTTCTTGAAAGGTTTGACCAGATTCCAAAAACAGGGAAAGAGGATCATGCATTGCTGAATACGATTGCCATGTCTGCATGTTATTCGCCCAATCCGGAAAAAAAGATCTCACAGTTTGATCTTCCGTTTGATGAAGAAACCGGGAAGATGCGAGACCGGATCTGGAAGAAATGGAAAAAGCTGGATCCGGTCGAAGTCGTGAAGACAAAAGGGGAGAATCTCGGCGATTATGGAATGGTTTACATCGATTGCGGCAATCGCGACGAATTTGGTTTGATGGTTGGAGCGAGAGTTTTTGTAAAAGAGCTAAAGAAGCTCGGGATTTCCCATTCCTATGACGAATTTGAAGGCGGCCATTTCAATATTCAACACCGCTACGATGCGTCTCTACGCAAGATGGCGGAATATTTTAGTTTGTAA
- a CDS encoding ribonuclease Z, whose product MQVEFVGVGEAFDENLPNNSQILQWGNCRLLIDCGYAVPHALWKAHPEPEYLDAIYISHRHADHYFGLPSVLVRLAEDNRQKPLLVLSAEGTRSTLLEMIDYAYQGILPNIDYEIQFQEVSTQEPFSFREARFEFAVSSHPVKNYAIAVFAEGRKYAYSGDGNFNAHTRRLYRGCSLLVHDSYAFGFETHGHGQIPEIVTMAEEEEVERLALTHIQRDVRRTRLSEVKDFVRQSSVDVIIPEPGDVLEI is encoded by the coding sequence ATGCAAGTTGAATTTGTTGGAGTCGGGGAAGCATTTGACGAAAATTTACCGAACAATTCACAGATCCTTCAATGGGGGAATTGCCGGCTTCTAATCGATTGCGGTTACGCCGTTCCTCATGCTCTCTGGAAAGCTCATCCGGAACCCGAATACCTGGATGCAATTTATATCAGTCATCGCCATGCTGATCACTATTTCGGATTGCCTTCGGTTTTAGTAAGACTTGCGGAGGACAACAGGCAAAAGCCGCTGCTGGTTCTTTCGGCTGAGGGAACAAGGTCTACTCTGCTGGAAATGATTGATTATGCCTACCAGGGAATTCTTCCGAATATAGATTATGAGATTCAATTTCAAGAAGTTTCCACGCAGGAGCCTTTTTCATTTAGAGAGGCGCGGTTTGAGTTCGCTGTTTCTTCCCATCCCGTGAAGAATTATGCGATCGCGGTCTTTGCCGAAGGAAGAAAATATGCGTACAGCGGCGATGGGAATTTCAATGCTCATACGAGGCGCCTGTATCGTGGTTGCTCCCTGCTTGTGCATGACTCGTATGCATTCGGTTTCGAAACGCATGGACACGGGCAAATTCCCGAGATCGTAACCATGGCGGAAGAAGAAGAGGTCGAACGTTTAGCCTTGACTCACATCCAGAGAGACGTAAGGAGAACCAGACTGTCCGAAGTAAAGGATTTTGTGCGGCAATCGTCCGTCGATGTGATCATTCCTGAGCCCGGTGACGTATTAGAAATATAG
- a CDS encoding NmrA family NAD(P)-binding protein has translation MIAIIGATGNIGKTIVQELLKKGKRVRAIARNSQRLKELEALGAEIASGTVEDADFLTAAFRNATAVFAMNAPNEQAQNLREYQKKISDAIGSALKKSTVSHIVNLSSVGGELEAGTGPIAGLNYQESRLNQLEKAHVLHLRPTYFMENFLHDIPVIQGMGVHGTPLRADLSMGIIATVDIGMVAAEALANLNFKGRNHRYLLGPKDYTIAEASHILAKAIGKPELPYIQFPYENALQGMMQAGISEDVAKQYVEMARAINEGVVRPEPRTAENTTPTTLEHFAENVFAPAYRSA, from the coding sequence ATGATTGCAATAATCGGAGCAACAGGAAACATTGGAAAAACCATTGTTCAAGAATTGTTGAAAAAGGGAAAGAGAGTGCGGGCGATAGCACGTAATTCGCAGCGCCTGAAAGAGCTGGAGGCGCTGGGCGCTGAAATTGCCAGCGGCACTGTGGAAGATGCGGATTTTCTTACGGCAGCATTTCGGAATGCAACGGCAGTCTTTGCCATGAACGCGCCTAACGAGCAGGCCCAAAATCTTCGCGAGTATCAGAAAAAAATTTCTGACGCCATCGGATCGGCTCTGAAAAAATCAACTGTTTCCCATATCGTAAATCTCAGCAGCGTTGGAGGGGAACTTGAAGCGGGAACAGGACCGATCGCAGGCTTGAACTATCAAGAATCACGGCTGAACCAATTGGAAAAAGCGCACGTTCTGCATTTGCGTCCTACTTATTTCATGGAGAATTTCCTTCATGACATCCCGGTGATCCAGGGCATGGGAGTCCACGGAACTCCCTTGAGAGCCGATCTGAGCATGGGGATCATCGCAACAGTCGATATTGGAATGGTAGCAGCGGAAGCACTCGCGAATCTGAATTTTAAAGGTAGAAACCACCGCTACTTATTAGGCCCAAAAGATTACACCATTGCAGAGGCATCTCACATTCTGGCGAAAGCGATCGGCAAACCGGAGCTCCCTTATATACAATTTCCCTACGAAAACGCCTTGCAAGGAATGATGCAAGCCGGAATCTCGGAAGACGTTGCGAAACAATATGTCGAAATGGCTAGGGCAATAAATGAAGGCGTTGTCAGACCAGAACCACGCACAGCAGAAAACACAACTCCCACAACGCTGGAACATTTTGCAGAAAATGTATTCGCGCCGGCGTACCGGAGCGCATGA